A stretch of Bos indicus x Bos taurus breed Angus x Brahman F1 hybrid chromosome 17, Bos_hybrid_MaternalHap_v2.0, whole genome shotgun sequence DNA encodes these proteins:
- the USP38 gene encoding ubiquitin carboxyl-terminal hydrolase 38 has product MDKILEGLVSSSHPLPLKRVIVRKVVESAEHWLDEAQCEAMFDLTTRLILEGQDPFQRQVGHQVLEAYARYHRPEFESFFNKTFVLGLLQQGYHSLDRKDVAIVDYIHNGLKLIMSCPSVLDLFSLLQVEVLRMVCERPEPQLCARLSDLLTDFVQCIPKGKLSITFCQQLVRTIGHFQCVSTQEKELREYVSQVTKVSNLLQNIWKAEPSTLLPSLQEVFASISSTDASFEPSVALASLVQHIPLQMITVLIRSLTTDPNVKDASMTQALCRMIDWLSWPLAQHVDTWVIALLKGLAAVQKFTILIDVTLLKIELVFNRLWFPLVRPGALAVLSHMLLSFQHSPEAFHLIVPHVVNLVHSFKSDGLPSSTAFLVQLTELIHCMMYHYSGFPDLYEPILEAIKDFPKPSEEKIKLILNQSAWTSQSNSLASCLSRLSGKSETGKTGLINLGNTCYMNSVIQALFMATDFRRQVLSLNLNGCNSLMKKLQHLFAFLAHTQREAYAPRIFFEASRPPWFTPRSQQDCSEYLRFLLDRLHEEEKILKVQSSHKSSESPGCSETSLQEVANKAAVLPETHCTSDGEKTLIEKMFGGKLRTHICCLNCRSTSQKVEAFTDLSLAFCPSSSVENLSFQDPASSPSTQDDGLTQASGPGPSKEPGVCNASAVAIACDSAVNERMVDSPDEFCCTEDTSVPNDSSKMLVNKDVPQKPGGETTPSVTDLLNYFLAPEILTGDNQYYCENCASLQNAEKTMQITEEPEYLILTLLRFSYDQKYHVRRKILDNVSLPLVLELPVKRTPFSSLSESWSLDVDFTDISENLAKKLKPSGTEEACSPKLVPYLLSSVVVHSGVSSESGHYYSYARNVTGTESSCQMCPQPETLAFSSSRNHLLGRESPTVVIEQDLENKDMSKEWFLFNDSRVTFTSFQSVQKITSRFPKDTAYVLLYKRQNSTNGLNGNNSTTGLWVNGDPPLQKELMDAITKDNKLYLQEQELNARARALQAASASCSFRPNGFDDNDPPGSCGPTGGGGGGGFNTVGRLVF; this is encoded by the exons ATGGACAAGATCCTGGAGGGCCTGGTGAGTTCTTCGCACCCGCTGCCCCTGAAGCGGGTGATCGTGCGGAAGGTGGTGGAGTCGGCAGAGCACTGGCTGGACGAGGCGCAGTGCGAGGCCATGTTTGACCTGACGACCCGGCTCATCCTGGAGGGCCAGGACCCCTTTCAGCGGCAGGTGGGCCACCAAGTGCTGGAGGCCTACGCGCGCTACCACCGGCCGGAGTTCGAGTCCTTCTTCAACAAGACGTTCGTGCTGGGTCTCCTTCAGCAGGGCTACCACTCGCTGGACAGGAAGGACGTAGCCATCGTGGACTACATTCACAACGGCCTGAAGCTGATCATGAGCTGCCCGTCGGTGCTGGACCTCTTCAGCCTGCTGCAGGTGGAGGTGCTGCGGATGGTATGCGAGAGGCCAGAGCCGCAGCTGTGCGCCCGACTCAGCGACCTCCTGACAGACTTCGTGCAGTGCATCCCCAAGGGGAAGTTGTCCATCACCTTCTGCCAACAGCTAGTTCGAACGATAGGCCACTTCCAGTGCGTGTCCACCCAGGAGAAAGAGCTGCGGGAATATGTTTCGCAGGTGACAAAAGTGAGTAACTTGCTGCAGAACATCTGGAAGGCCGAGCCCTCCACCCTGCTGCCTTCTCTGCAAGAAGTTTTTGCAAGCATTTCCTCCACAG ATGCTTCATTTGAACCTTCTGTAGCACTGGCGAGCCTCGTGCAGCACATCCCTCTTCAGATGATCACAGTTCTCATCAGGAGCCTTACAACGGATCCAAATGTAAAAGATGCGAGTATGACCCAAGCTCTTTGCAG AATGATTGACTGGCTGTCTTGGCCATTGGCTCAGCACGTAGACACATGGGTGATTGCACTCTTGAAAGGACTGGCAGCTGTCCAGAAGTTTACTATTTTGATAGATGTTACTTTACTGAAAATAGAATTG GTTTTTAATCGCCTTTGGTTTCCTCTCGTGCGACCTGGTGCTCTCGCAGTTCTCTCTCACATGCTGCTTAGTTTTCAGCATTCTCCAGAGGCGTTCCATTTG ATTGTTCCTCATGTGGTTAATCTGGTTCATTCCTTCAAAAGTGATGGTCTGCCTTCCAGTACAGCCTTCCTAGTGCAGTTAACAGAACTGATTCACTGTATGATGTATCACTACTCTGGATTTCCAGATCTCTACGAACCCATCCTAGAGGCAATAAAG GATTTCCCTAAGCCCAGTGAAGAGAAGATTAAATTGATTCTCAATCAAAGTGCCTGGACTTCTCAATCCAATTCTTTGGCATCTTGCTTGTCTAGACTTTCTGGAAAATCTgaaactgggaaaactggtcttATTAATCTAGGGAATACGTGTTATATGAACAGTGTTATACAAGCATTGTTTATGGCCACAGA TTTCAGGAGACAAGTATTATCTTTAAATCTAAATGGGTGCAATTCATTAATGAAAAAATTACagcatctttttgcctttttggctCATACACAG AGAGAAGCATATGCACCTCGGATATTCTTTGAGGCTTCCAGACCTCCATGGTTTACCCCCAGATCACAACAAGACTGTTCTGAATACCTCAGGTTTCTACTAGACAG GCTCCATGAAGAAGAAAAGATCTTGAAAGTTCAGTCCTCACACAAGTCTTCTGAAAGTCCAGGATGCAGTGAAACTTCTTTACAGGAGGTAGCCAATAAAGCAGCTGTCCTACCAGAGACCCATTGCACAAGTGACGGTGAGAAGACGCTAATTGAAAAAATGTTTGGAGGAAAACTGCGAACTCATATTTGTTGTCTGAACTGCAGGAGTACCTCACAGAAAGTGGAAGCCTTTACAGATCTTTCACTGGCCTTTTGTCCTTCCTCTTCCGTGGAAAACTTGTCTTTTCAAGATCCAGCATCATCACCCAGTACACAAGATGATGGCCTAACACAGGCCAGCGGGCCTGGTCCTTCAAAAGAACCAGGAGTCTGTAACGCGTCAGCAGTTGCCATTGCCTGCGACTCAGCTGTGAATGAAAGAATGGTTGACAGTCCTGATGAGTTCTGCTGTACTGAGGACACTTCTGTCCCTAATGACTCTAGCAAGATGCTTGTTAATAAAGATGTACCTCAGAAACCAGGAGGTGAAACCACACCTTCAGTGACTgacttattaaattattttttggctccaGAGATTCTTACTGGTGACAACCAGTATTATTGTGAAAACTGTGCCTCTCTGCAGAATGCCGAGAAAACTATGCAAATCACAGAGGAACCTGAATACCTTATCCTTACTCTCTTAAGATTTTCATATGATCAGAAGTATCATGTGAGAAGAAAAATACTAGACAATGTGTCACTGCCACTGGTTTTGGAGTTGCCAGTTAAAAGAACTCCTTTCTCTTCATTGTCAGAAAGTTGGTCTCTAGATGTTGACTTCACTGACATTAGTGAGAATCTAGCTAAAAAGTTAAAGCCTTCTGGGACTGAAGAAGCTTGCTCCCCAAAATTGGTGCCCTATCTCTTGAGTTCTGTGGTCGTTCACTCTGGTGTGTCCTCAGAAAGTGGGCATTACTATTCTTATGCCAGAAACGTCACAGGAACAGAGTCCTCCTGCCAGATGTGCCCCCAGCCTGAAACTCTGGCGTTTTCCTCCTCCCGGAATCACTTACTAGGGAGAGAGAGTCCCACCGTAGTGATTGAACAGGACTTGGAAAATAAGGACATGTCAAAAGAATGGTTTTTATTTAATGACAGCCGAGTGACGTTTACTTCATTTCAGTCAGTCCAGAAAATTACGAGTAGGTTTCCCAAGGATACAGCTTATGTACTTTTGTATAAGAGACAGAACAGTACTAATGGTTTAAATGGTAATAATTCAACCACTGGACTCTGGGTAAATGGAGACCCACCTCTACAGAAAGAACTAATGGATGCTATAACAAAAGACAATAAACTATATTTACAG gAACAAGAGTTGAATGCTCGAGCCCGGGCCCTACAAGCTGCATCTGCATCCTGTTCTTTTCGGCCCAATGGATTTGATGACAACGATCCACCCGGAAGCTGTGGACCAactggtggtgggggtggaggcggATTTAATACAGTTGGAAGACTCGTATTTTGA